The Paraburkholderia hospita DNA segment AGCGACCTTGCTCAGGGGCTGTAGCGGAGCGCGTCGATCACTATGTTCATCGCACGCGAGGACTGGCGGCGGCTTGCGTAATACGCATGGAGGCCGGCGAATGTCGGCGACCAGTCTTCGAGCACCCAGACAAGGCGGCCCGCCGTGATATGCGGCTGAGCGATGTCTGCCGGAATGTAGGCGAGTCCATAACCCGACAAGGCCGCGTCGAGCATTTGATAGGTGCCATTGAAGGCAAGCTGCCCTTCCACGCGCACCTGAACCTCCCGCTTTCCTTTCCTTAGCTCCCATGCGTAGAAGCCGCCATGTGTAGGTAGACGCAGATTGATGCAATTGTGAGCGATCAGGTCTTGCGGTGTCCTGGGGGCCGCGTGCTTTTGCAGGTAAGCGGGCGTGCCGACGACCGCCATGCGCATGTCGGGGCCGACACGGACGGCGATCATGTCCTTCGCGACCTGATCGCCGTTGCGAACGCCGATGTCATAGCGATCCGCGACGATATCGGAGAGACCGTAGTCCGTGATGATTTCGACCTTGATCTCAGGATAGCGGCGAAGCACTTTGGACAGTCTTGGCCAGAGGATGGTCTTGGTCGCGTAGTCGGTTGCAGTGATGCGGATCGTGCCTGTCGGCATGTCGCGAAGTTCGGTGACGGCGGCCAGTTCGGCCTCGATTTCCTCGAAACGAGGCGCGACGGTCTCGAGCAGCCGCTCGCCGGCCTCGGTCGGGGCGACGCTGCGCGTCGTTCGGGTCAGGAGCCGAAGACCGAGTCGCGTTTCGAGCGCCCGGATCGTGTGGCTCAACGCTGATTGCGATACGCCCAGTTGCGCGGCGGCGCGCGTGAAGCTGCGCTCGCGTGCGACGGCGATGAACGCAAGCAGGTCGTTGAAATTTTCGCGTGGCATTGATGAGCCCGTTTCATAGGTGTATGCCGATTTTATCGTCTAGTCAGAGGAGGTATGCCTGGATATCTTTGTAAGGTTCGTGTTGGCTCGAACGTCGACCGGCGACCGGCGTTGAATCCGGTGTGAGCGCAGGGAGCACAGTCGAATCTCTTGAAAAGCCCGCTGCCACGCGGGCTTATTGTCTAACGCTATGCGAGGTTCAATAACGTGCTGAATCTGTGCGCCTACGACGGGCTCAATTCGACGCGCTTGATATCCCTGACAATCACGAGATAACTGAAGATGGTTATCAGCGCGTTGACACCCACAAACGCGAGGGCGCCGTTGAACGATCCCGACTGGGCAACCAGATAGCCAATCACAATAGGCGTGACGATCCCCGCCATGTTGCCGAACATGTTGAAGATGGAGCCCGAAAGACCGATGGCCTCCTTCGGCGACGTATCTGCAACGACTGCCCATCCCAATGCGC contains these protein-coding regions:
- a CDS encoding LysR family transcriptional regulator codes for the protein MPRENFNDLLAFIAVARERSFTRAAAQLGVSQSALSHTIRALETRLGLRLLTRTTRSVAPTEAGERLLETVAPRFEEIEAELAAVTELRDMPTGTIRITATDYATKTILWPRLSKVLRRYPEIKVEIITDYGLSDIVADRYDIGVRNGDQVAKDMIAVRVGPDMRMAVVGTPAYLQKHAAPRTPQDLIAHNCINLRLPTHGGFYAWELRKGKREVQVRVEGQLAFNGTYQMLDAALSGYGLAYIPADIAQPHITAGRLVWVLEDWSPTFAGLHAYYASRRQSSRAMNIVIDALRYSP